The following are encoded together in the Verrucomicrobiota bacterium genome:
- the hisC gene encoding histidinol-phosphate transaminase has translation MKKLLNKLANPNLSALVPYEPGKPIDDVARELGLDPSSISKLASNENPLGPSPKALKAITEMASQTHIYPDGGGFHLRQTIAEHNKLSKSQVVLGNGSNEIIELAYHAFTRPGHTSVIASSYAFVVYKLMAQLFDVEFIETSDRNFAHDLDAMKASIKQNTRLVFIANPNNPTGTLIPTNELKSFIESLPEHVICVLDEAYYEFLKEPPPSIEWLKQFPNLIILRTFSKIQGLAALRVGYGITREDTAEALQRSRQPFNVNAIAQAAALEGFKDLEHQNKTKDITHQGLARLRDFCEANQIPYLPSYANFLMMNVKDADRVFHALLQKGVIVRSLKSYGLPEWIRVSIGTAEQMTHFEEELVSCINE, from the coding sequence ATGAAAAAGCTATTAAATAAGTTAGCCAACCCGAATTTAAGCGCTCTCGTTCCTTATGAACCGGGCAAACCCATAGATGATGTAGCCAGAGAACTAGGCCTAGATCCTTCCTCTATTTCAAAGCTTGCATCAAATGAAAACCCCCTTGGTCCATCACCCAAAGCTCTAAAAGCTATTACTGAAATGGCTTCGCAAACTCATATTTACCCTGATGGTGGAGGTTTTCACCTACGCCAAACTATCGCGGAGCATAATAAACTCTCTAAAAGCCAAGTAGTCTTAGGCAATGGTTCTAACGAAATTATTGAGCTCGCCTACCATGCTTTCACTCGCCCAGGTCATACGAGTGTTATTGCTAGTAGTTATGCTTTTGTCGTCTACAAACTCATGGCTCAGCTCTTTGATGTCGAATTCATTGAAACTTCTGATCGCAATTTTGCTCATGATCTAGATGCCATGAAGGCCTCAATAAAGCAGAACACTCGTCTCGTCTTCATTGCCAATCCCAATAACCCAACCGGGACACTCATTCCTACTAATGAGCTAAAGTCTTTTATCGAATCACTTCCCGAGCATGTTATCTGCGTATTGGATGAAGCATACTATGAATTCCTGAAAGAACCCCCTCCGTCCATCGAATGGCTCAAGCAGTTTCCCAATCTCATTATTTTAAGAACTTTTTCTAAAATTCAAGGACTCGCCGCACTTCGTGTCGGTTATGGCATTACCAGAGAAGACACTGCCGAGGCACTACAACGCTCAAGACAACCCTTCAATGTCAATGCCATTGCTCAAGCCGCTGCATTAGAAGGCTTCAAAGATCTTGAGCATCAGAATAAAACCAAGGATATCACACACCAAGGCCTTGCTCGATTAAGAGATTTCTGTGAAGCAAATCAAATCCCTTACCTCCCTTCCTACGCTAATTTCCTTATGATGAATGTCAAAGATGCAGATCGGGTATTTCACGCTCTCCTGCAGAAGGGAGTCATCGTACGCTCACTCAAAAGCTACGGACTGCCAGAGTGGATCCGCGTTTCCATTGGCACAGCCGAACAAATGACTCATTTTGAAGAAGAAC
- a CDS encoding cyclic nucleotide-binding domain-containing protein has translation MSEITLQPIGVLGFMSRRRISILQPFGSFHELAAEQILIEQGQEPNTLYIVVSGRLEVFKTLESNAVTLGQVESGDCLGEISLFEPTSATATVKAIEDCVLWSLGLEGLHAFMEQEATSGAQLLLGITQLLSRRLKLANTAIAASHVMPNHLCVRRRHTDSLDAENWVQEDKKGFEKLTGKKNQYKLPDRIKW, from the coding sequence ATGTCAGAGATTACCCTCCAACCAATTGGTGTGCTTGGATTCATGTCACGTAGACGCATCAGTATCTTACAGCCATTTGGGTCTTTTCATGAGCTAGCTGCCGAACAAATTCTCATTGAGCAAGGTCAAGAACCTAATACTTTATATATCGTCGTGAGTGGTAGACTTGAAGTTTTCAAAACCTTAGAAAGTAACGCAGTGACTCTCGGACAGGTAGAGTCCGGTGATTGCTTGGGCGAAATCAGCCTATTTGAGCCAACCAGCGCAACCGCTACGGTTAAAGCTATAGAAGATTGTGTTTTATGGAGTTTAGGTTTAGAGGGGCTGCATGCCTTTATGGAACAAGAAGCGACTTCTGGAGCTCAATTACTACTTGGTATCACACAGCTTCTAAGTAGGCGCCTCAAATTGGCCAATACGGCAATCGCTGCAAGTCATGTGATGCCAAACCACCTATGCGTGAGACGCCGTCATACAGATAGCCTCGATGCAGAAAATTGGGTGCAAGAAGATAAAAAAGGGTTTGAAAAGCTTACCGGGAAAAAAAATCAGTATAAATTGCCTGATCGAATTAAGTGGTAG
- a CDS encoding response regulator has product MARQDVKLIGHDEFTQITKVGTFTLAWESEKKRFIFRNVNDSFSDLLSVPSKYIVGRDILSALPITFAADFEGCCLESHTQAKETVHRLCYRFDSGEIWLLFHLTPANESQSFPGLLGICLDVTHIMRAQNTLSQTDELAAYVSTALNRFSNPILIAQRMSDEFCVIHINQAFTAQLGYVSGEVVGRDPFFLLFRKGLVFFQSQMTHLDDEGVSFSQRAICYSQAGNKAIWRVVFEPIREKDLRMSGIRIRLYATDQDEGESAVEEILSPEDHSKEERIALSDVAYGISSDFKQLVSMIENHLELLKPIPEKTALCCLEFCRKAVESASESLVDLLKSVPQELEVHSSTVQIGTQTRNISLDIENQTAKEDLYALIVVTERMIQLMIDDALAGKGFRTKIASSGKNAIESLKESDEFPHVIVVDYQLVDMTGLNFVREVRQHNFEQQFVMVTSYMRDEKALELRKEKLITLFKPFAAKQLLKAVHKALQNSAQKE; this is encoded by the coding sequence ATGGCTAGGCAAGACGTTAAGCTAATAGGACACGACGAGTTTACCCAAATAACTAAGGTGGGAACGTTTACTCTTGCTTGGGAGTCAGAAAAAAAACGGTTTATCTTTCGCAATGTAAATGACTCATTTTCTGATCTTTTATCAGTTCCTTCAAAATATATAGTCGGACGTGATATTTTATCTGCTCTACCTATAACTTTTGCAGCGGACTTTGAAGGGTGTTGCCTTGAATCCCATACCCAAGCTAAGGAGACCGTGCACCGCCTATGTTACCGTTTTGATTCTGGTGAAATTTGGCTCTTATTTCATCTTACTCCCGCTAATGAAAGTCAGAGCTTTCCAGGGTTGCTAGGAATTTGTCTAGATGTGACTCACATTATGCGCGCGCAAAATACGCTTTCGCAGACCGATGAATTAGCTGCGTATGTATCCACAGCACTTAACCGCTTTTCAAATCCTATACTTATTGCCCAACGGATGAGTGACGAGTTTTGTGTTATTCATATCAATCAAGCCTTTACAGCTCAATTAGGCTATGTATCAGGTGAAGTGGTTGGCAGAGATCCGTTTTTTTTGTTATTCCGCAAAGGGCTTGTTTTTTTTCAAAGCCAGATGACACACTTAGATGATGAAGGCGTTAGTTTTTCCCAGCGCGCGATATGTTATTCTCAAGCAGGTAATAAGGCAATTTGGAGGGTGGTTTTTGAACCTATTCGGGAGAAAGACCTGAGAATGAGTGGGATTAGGATAAGGCTATACGCAACCGATCAGGATGAAGGAGAGTCTGCGGTAGAGGAGATTTTAAGTCCAGAAGACCACAGCAAGGAAGAGCGCATCGCTTTATCTGATGTGGCCTATGGTATCTCTTCAGACTTTAAGCAATTAGTCAGCATGATCGAGAATCATCTAGAACTGCTTAAGCCCATACCTGAAAAGACAGCACTTTGTTGCCTGGAATTTTGTCGCAAGGCAGTGGAATCAGCTAGTGAGTCTCTAGTAGATCTCTTAAAAAGCGTGCCACAGGAGCTTGAAGTTCATAGTAGCACTGTGCAGATTGGAACTCAAACGAGGAACATATCACTTGATATAGAAAATCAAACAGCTAAGGAGGATCTCTATGCTCTTATTGTGGTGACCGAGCGCATGATTCAATTAATGATAGATGATGCCCTGGCTGGAAAAGGGTTTCGAACCAAAATTGCATCCTCAGGTAAGAATGCAATTGAGTCACTGAAAGAGAGTGATGAGTTTCCTCATGTGATTGTCGTGGATTACCAGCTAGTAGATATGACAGGTTTAAATTTTGTTCGTGAAGTTCGTCAGCATAATTTCGAGCAACAATTTGTCATGGTTACTAGCTATATGCGTGACGAAAAAGCATTGGAATTGAGGAAAGAAAAACTAATTACGCTTTTTAAGCCTTTTGCGGCAAAGCAGCTACTCAAGGCTGTGCACAAGGCGTTACAAAATAGTGCTCAAAAGGAATAG
- a CDS encoding RDD family protein encodes MSWYYQKGQEQAGPVDEKEVLRLASTGEINDLTLVWKEGMSGWKSYVEVKDTFDSSDGNSIQSSQGEMVTCSVSGKSVPKREAIELNGRWVSAEHKNEALERIKSGVGLDEGIYNYIGFWWRVLARLVDGIITSIVSYALMFLLAIPFGVAGFASNLIGQSSDASAGTVGIYFIIQLVCSLGIPMAYEVFLIGKFGATIGKKLIGAKVIRSDGSKLTYMRAFGRYWGIMLSGIILYIGYIMVAFDREKRGLHDKLCDTLVVRNN; translated from the coding sequence ATGAGCTGGTACTATCAAAAAGGTCAGGAGCAAGCGGGACCTGTAGATGAGAAAGAGGTTCTTCGCTTAGCAAGCACGGGCGAAATTAATGATCTAACCTTGGTTTGGAAAGAGGGGATGAGTGGATGGAAGTCCTATGTAGAAGTAAAAGATACCTTTGACTCCTCCGATGGAAATAGCATTCAAAGTTCACAGGGTGAGATGGTTACTTGTAGTGTATCCGGTAAATCTGTTCCTAAGAGAGAGGCGATTGAATTAAATGGACGTTGGGTTTCGGCTGAACATAAGAATGAGGCGCTTGAGAGAATCAAGTCTGGCGTTGGATTAGATGAAGGGATTTATAACTATATCGGCTTTTGGTGGCGAGTATTGGCCAGGCTCGTAGATGGTATTATCACATCAATTGTATCTTACGCTCTTATGTTTCTATTAGCTATACCTTTTGGCGTGGCGGGTTTTGCAAGCAATTTAATTGGACAAAGCAGTGATGCATCTGCAGGCACCGTGGGTATATATTTTATCATTCAATTGGTGTGTTCTTTAGGCATACCTATGGCCTATGAGGTCTTTTTGATTGGTAAATTTGGTGCGACTATAGGAAAAAAACTTATTGGAGCAAAAGTGATACGTTCGGATGGATCTAAGTTGACTTATATGCGAGCTTTCGGTCGGTACTGGGGTATTATGCTAAGTGGTATTATTCTGTATATTGGATATATTATGGTTGCCTTTGATCGTGAGAAACGTGGATTGCATGATAAATTATGCGATACTCTAGTGGTGAGAAATAATTGA
- a CDS encoding MoxR family ATPase, which translates to MNEYVEQLKETLSRAKQEVGKVIIGQESVIDYCLIVIFTGNHALIEGVPGVAKTLLVRTLAKVLGGDFSRIQFTPDLMPADITGTEVFNMKTNEFDFHMGPIFTSFLLADEINRAPAKTQSALLQAMQEWVVSISRKTYTLPENFTVFATQNPVEYEGTYPLPEAQKDRFMLKIDMDYPEHEDEMELAKRMLGDETPEKVLNGNQVHSVISIEDLSQCRHSLQAIVMREDLVDYVVKVVRATREHAAVLTGAGPRATQALIAASRGIAALNGNDFVSPDDIRSIAQAVLVHRVIVRPEYEIEGLTSADVIKKILTDVPVPR; encoded by the coding sequence ATGAATGAATATGTAGAACAGTTAAAAGAAACGTTATCACGGGCTAAGCAAGAGGTTGGTAAAGTTATTATTGGGCAGGAATCTGTCATAGACTATTGTTTGATTGTTATTTTTACCGGAAACCATGCTCTGATAGAGGGAGTGCCTGGAGTTGCCAAAACTCTTTTAGTTCGAACTTTAGCAAAAGTATTAGGCGGCGATTTTTCTAGGATTCAGTTCACTCCTGATCTGATGCCTGCGGATATCACTGGCACCGAGGTATTCAATATGAAGACCAATGAGTTTGATTTTCATATGGGGCCAATATTCACCTCCTTTCTATTAGCAGATGAGATAAATAGGGCTCCAGCAAAAACACAGTCAGCGCTGTTACAAGCTATGCAAGAGTGGGTGGTCTCTATTAGTCGAAAAACGTATACCTTACCCGAAAATTTTACAGTTTTCGCAACGCAAAACCCGGTTGAATATGAAGGCACTTATCCCTTACCAGAAGCTCAAAAAGATAGATTTATGCTGAAAATCGACATGGATTACCCAGAACATGAAGACGAAATGGAGTTAGCCAAGAGGATGCTTGGAGACGAGACCCCAGAAAAGGTATTGAATGGGAATCAAGTACATTCGGTTATTTCAATAGAGGACTTGAGTCAATGCCGGCACAGTCTACAAGCCATTGTCATGCGAGAAGATCTTGTTGATTATGTGGTGAAAGTAGTACGAGCTACACGTGAGCATGCTGCAGTATTAACAGGTGCAGGGCCTAGAGCGACTCAAGCCTTAATAGCAGCAAGTCGAGGGATTGCCGCTTTAAACGGAAATGATTTTGTAAGCCCAGATGATATTCGTAGTATTGCTCAAGCCGTTCTTGTACATCGTGTCATTGTGAGGCCTGAATACGAAATAGAGGGTCTGACATCAGCTGATGTCATTAAAAAAATATTAACGGATGTTCCTGTGCCCAGATGA